A part of Desulfobacter sp. genomic DNA contains:
- a CDS encoding thiamine pyrophosphate-binding protein has translation METITGAELTAKALIDRKIDYIFSLSGGHITPIYQYLEGSDIKIYDTRHEQSALFMAEAYGKMTRRAGVAMVTAGPGFTNALTGVASAHFSNTPLVLIAGCVGLDNKERLDLQDMPQADVIRPMVKKALVCMKAERVNEYVDMAFRIAESGRPGPVYLEFPIDVLNTPVDPAAVRKTATTVVSNPADPDKAKALLDMLSESKNPLVIAGTGAWQAHAEEELKTFIEATGIPLFTNLSGRGILSDEHPLCFEGALAIRPGAGFAAYIETDLVVVLGTRISLYYLFGDIFNPEAKIAQVDIQPDEIGRNRTVDLPVVSDIKGFLSACNDHLETGYKQFKDQFTPWVEKLNKAHEDGKALSQNDWASENLPVHPMRLAQEVNQFMDGEDDIVIADGGDTTTWLGMTRTMKKAGAYLDYGIFGSLAVGLPYANTAKLLNPDKRVCLMTGDGSVGFNFMEFETAIRKNNPIVVVISNDLGWGMIRHSQEIRIGHAIEDGTYIGRVDYHKMVEAIGGKGYLVEDPKDIRPALEDAFASGKVCCINVMTDPTTVSPASMALANVGAYKA, from the coding sequence ATGGAAACGATTACAGGCGCTGAACTTACGGCAAAGGCGTTAATTGACAGGAAGATCGATTATATTTTCTCTTTGAGCGGGGGGCATATCACCCCCATTTACCAGTATCTTGAAGGATCTGACATCAAAATCTATGACACCCGCCACGAACAGTCTGCCCTGTTTATGGCCGAAGCCTACGGCAAAATGACCCGCAGGGCCGGCGTGGCAATGGTTACGGCCGGCCCGGGGTTCACCAATGCCCTCACCGGGGTGGCCAGTGCCCATTTCTCCAACACCCCCCTGGTCCTGATCGCAGGCTGCGTCGGGCTGGACAACAAGGAAAGGCTTGATCTGCAGGATATGCCCCAGGCAGACGTTATCCGGCCCATGGTCAAAAAGGCCCTGGTCTGCATGAAGGCCGAACGGGTGAACGAATACGTGGACATGGCCTTCAGGATTGCCGAAAGCGGCCGCCCCGGACCGGTTTACCTTGAATTTCCCATTGATGTGCTCAACACCCCTGTGGACCCGGCCGCCGTGCGGAAAACAGCGACCACCGTTGTTTCCAACCCTGCCGATCCGGACAAGGCAAAGGCCCTTCTGGACATGCTCTCGGAGTCCAAAAATCCCCTGGTCATTGCTGGAACGGGCGCCTGGCAGGCCCATGCCGAAGAGGAACTCAAAACCTTTATTGAAGCCACCGGCATTCCGCTTTTTACCAACCTCTCCGGCCGGGGGATCCTGTCCGACGAGCATCCCCTATGTTTTGAAGGCGCCCTGGCGATCCGCCCCGGTGCCGGGTTTGCCGCCTATATCGAAACCGACCTGGTCGTTGTGCTGGGCACCCGGATCTCCCTTTACTACCTGTTCGGGGATATCTTTAACCCGGAAGCCAAAATCGCCCAGGTGGATATCCAGCCCGATGAGATCGGCCGGAACCGGACGGTGGACCTGCCTGTTGTATCCGATATCAAGGGATTCCTTTCGGCCTGCAACGACCATCTGGAAACCGGGTATAAACAATTCAAGGACCAATTCACCCCCTGGGTCGAAAAGCTGAACAAGGCCCATGAGGACGGCAAGGCCCTGTCCCAGAACGACTGGGCATCGGAGAATCTCCCCGTCCACCCCATGCGCCTGGCCCAGGAGGTCAACCAGTTTATGGACGGCGAAGACGATATTGTGATTGCAGACGGCGGGGACACCACCACCTGGCTGGGCATGACACGGACAATGAAAAAGGCGGGGGCCTACCTGGATTACGGGATTTTCGGATCCCTGGCCGTGGGGCTGCCCTATGCCAATACCGCCAAACTGCTGAACCCGGACAAGCGGGTCTGCCTGATGACCGGAGACGGGTCTGTGGGATTCAATTTCATGGAATTTGAAACCGCCATCCGGAAAAACAACCCCATCGTGGTCGTGATTTCCAACGATCTCGGCTGGGGTATGATACGCCATTCACAGGAAATCCGTATCGGCCACGCCATTGAAGACGGCACCTATATCGGCCGGGTGGACTACCATAAGATGGTGGAGGCCATCGGCGGCAAAGGCTACCTGGTGGAAGATCCCAAGGATATACGCCCGGCCCTGGAAGATGCCTTTGCCTCGGGAAAGGTCTGCTGCATCAACGTGATGACCGATCCCACAACGGTGAGCCCGGCCTCCATGGCATTGGCAAACGTAGGGGCCTATAAAGCTTAA
- a CDS encoding SDR family oxidoreductase, with amino-acid sequence MTLPSKGGRVSSLKGKTALVTGAGKKTGIGYAIAKKFAAMGANVVIADFGDAKGCEADVKTGSVSEMETIVDELAREYAIETLAVNVDVTDMALVQAMADKVKNQFGRVDILCNNAGATFGVPNGVHTYDETAWLKTVDVNLHGVFRVSKAIVPLMQEKGGAIINTASRAGKVPPLFNGAYAVSKAGVIMLTKVMARELSGLKIRVNAICPGQIMTDLEKWRFGLEAQFLNTTVEEQERKMCESIPLGRIGTPAEVADMAAFLASDQSSYVTGQALNICGGQLMEL; translated from the coding sequence ATGACCTTGCCATCAAAAGGAGGACGTGTGAGTTCGTTAAAGGGAAAAACCGCACTGGTCACCGGTGCAGGCAAAAAAACAGGGATCGGGTATGCCATTGCAAAGAAGTTTGCCGCCATGGGCGCCAACGTTGTTATCGCCGATTTCGGAGATGCCAAAGGGTGTGAGGCCGACGTCAAAACCGGCTCCGTATCTGAAATGGAAACCATTGTTGATGAACTGGCCCGCGAATATGCCATAGAAACCCTGGCAGTCAATGTGGATGTGACGGACATGGCGCTTGTCCAGGCCATGGCTGACAAAGTGAAAAACCAATTCGGCCGGGTGGATATTCTATGCAACAACGCCGGCGCGACCTTCGGGGTCCCCAACGGGGTGCATACCTATGATGAGACTGCCTGGCTCAAAACAGTGGACGTCAATCTGCACGGGGTGTTCAGGGTGTCTAAAGCCATTGTCCCGCTGATGCAGGAAAAGGGCGGCGCCATTATCAACACCGCATCCAGGGCCGGCAAGGTACCGCCTCTGTTCAACGGGGCATACGCCGTCTCCAAGGCAGGGGTGATCATGCTGACCAAGGTGATGGCCAGAGAACTCTCAGGCCTTAAGATCAGAGTAAATGCCATCTGCCCGGGGCAGATTATGACCGACCTTGAAAAATGGCGGTTCGGCCTTGAAGCCCAGTTTCTGAACACCACCGTGGAAGAACAGGAACGCAAAATGTGTGAGTCTATTCCCCTCGGCCGGATCGGAACGCCTGCGGAGGTGGCGGATATGGCGGCATTCCTGGCATCGGATCAATCGTCCTATGTGACCGGCCAGGCCCTGAACATCTGCGGCGGCCAGCTCATGGAGCTTTAA
- a CDS encoding TetR/AcrR family transcriptional regulator, with protein sequence MDAARDLLFSQGIEKISISKIAKEAELGVGTIYFYYKNKEDIFTALQEEGIGILYDEIKKIAANSVGQDQKLRHIALAYFDFTETQKEYFNVINYFLSASKVFFQKDLKLRIDLSASRILEIIQEIIISGQQDGLFADEDAEKFSIMFWGTLHGLLQFKKLEHTALKNQNYKEIYDYSVTKLIQAIVLK encoded by the coding sequence TTGGATGCAGCACGGGACCTGTTGTTTTCCCAGGGTATTGAAAAAATCTCCATCAGCAAAATCGCCAAAGAGGCGGAGCTGGGTGTGGGGACCATCTATTTCTACTATAAAAACAAGGAAGATATTTTTACCGCTCTCCAGGAAGAAGGGATCGGGATTCTGTACGACGAAATAAAAAAGATTGCCGCCAACTCCGTGGGGCAGGATCAGAAACTGCGCCATATTGCCCTGGCGTACTTTGATTTTACTGAAACACAAAAAGAATATTTTAACGTTATCAACTACTTTTTGTCCGCATCAAAGGTGTTCTTCCAAAAGGATTTGAAACTGAGGATCGACCTGTCGGCCAGCAGGATTCTGGAAATCATTCAGGAAATCATTATTTCCGGCCAGCAGGACGGGCTTTTTGCGGATGAGGACGCCGAAAAATTTTCCATCATGTTCTGGGGCACCCTGCACGGGCTGCTGCAGTTTAAAAAACTGGAACATACGGCATTGAAGAATCAAAACTACAAGGAGATTTACGATTATAGTGTCACCAAACTAATCCAGGCCATTGTGTTGAAATGA
- the cfa gene encoding cyclopropane fatty acyl phospholipid synthase has translation MEKKPFETMVRDVFALADIEVNGNHPWDIRVKDESFYKRLAAGGSLALGESYMDGWWECEALDLFFERILAVRIDRQAKRTLKALWYGIKASLTSSPGRFRAFDIGRRHYDLGNELFALMLDKWMNYSCAYWKEAQGLEQAQEAKMDLICRKLALAPGMRVLDIGCGWGGLAAYMAEHYQVQVVGITVSREQVNMARQRCKGLPVTISLIDYRDMKEQFDRIVSVGMFEHVGARHYRTFMKVVRRCLAPQGLFLLHTIAGNRSVRSCDPWIRRYIFPNSMLPSSQQISAASEKLMVLEDWHSFGPDYDPTLMAWYKNFVKNWDLIKSDYDHRFFRMWSYYLLVCAGSFRSRRNQLWQIVFSRDGFRPKYESVR, from the coding sequence ATGGAAAAGAAACCTTTTGAAACAATGGTAAGGGATGTGTTTGCTTTAGCGGATATTGAAGTGAACGGCAACCATCCCTGGGATATCCGGGTAAAGGATGAGTCGTTCTATAAAAGACTGGCCGCCGGAGGCTCCCTCGCCCTGGGGGAAAGCTATATGGACGGGTGGTGGGAATGTGAGGCCCTGGATCTGTTTTTCGAGCGGATTCTGGCCGTCCGGATAGACCGGCAGGCCAAGAGAACCCTTAAAGCCTTGTGGTACGGCATCAAGGCCAGCCTGACCAGTTCCCCCGGCCGGTTCCGGGCCTTTGATATCGGCCGCCGCCACTATGATCTGGGCAATGAATTGTTCGCTTTAATGCTGGATAAATGGATGAACTATTCCTGTGCCTATTGGAAGGAGGCACAGGGACTGGAACAGGCCCAGGAAGCCAAGATGGACCTGATCTGCCGGAAACTCGCCCTGGCCCCCGGCATGCGGGTCCTGGATATCGGCTGCGGCTGGGGCGGGCTGGCGGCATACATGGCCGAACATTACCAGGTCCAGGTTGTGGGCATCACCGTTTCCCGGGAACAGGTAAATATGGCCCGGCAGCGCTGCAAGGGCCTGCCGGTAACCATATCTCTGATTGACTACCGGGATATGAAAGAGCAGTTTGACCGTATTGTTTCGGTGGGGATGTTTGAACATGTCGGGGCAAGGCATTACCGGACCTTCATGAAGGTCGTCAGGCGGTGCCTGGCCCCCCAGGGCCTTTTTTTACTCCATACCATCGCCGGCAACCGGTCGGTGAGAAGCTGCGATCCCTGGATCAGGCGGTACATTTTTCCAAATTCCATGCTGCCGTCCAGCCAGCAGATATCAGCGGCCTCGGAAAAATTGATGGTTCTGGAGGACTGGCACAGTTTTGGACCCGACTACGACCCGACGCTGATGGCATGGTACAAAAATTTTGTAAAAAACTGGGATCTGATCAAATCCGATTACGACCACCGGTTTTTCCGCATGTGGTCCTATTATCTTCTGGTCTGTGCGGGGTCATTCAGGTCCCGGCGGAATCAGTTATGGCAGATCGTTTTTTCCAGGGACGGGTTTCGTCCGAAATATGAGAGTGTCCGATAG
- a CDS encoding tetratricopeptide repeat protein, whose protein sequence is MLSAQTKNEIDSLAANASRDDQYNAVLFQYALNAFSNGECGGAVYALNALKRLSPGIAEVHYSLGLIHHSLDNRAEAVISFQNALAIRSTYVDAWLNLGKVQMQDGKLKDAVDSFVRVVQIDPQRDQAFRFLGDIYRELGYFKEAIDAYGAELALVPDRLDCRLDIGLTYLSQGKFPEAAIEFQEILAVDPTISEVHFNLGLTFHKQQKLHLAESAYRQALKANPKNVGAHNNLGIVLDILGRSQEAVAHYEEILKIEPENQGVRHILAALTGKQVKNAVPEYVVPLFDQYSDGFDVELVKHLKYTVPAKLKEAVAGCRKEVNHFEHVLDLGCGTGMCGEAFWDRATRITGVDLSSKMLGQALRKGVYDDLHNLDIVEFLEKRQTLYDLFLAADVFIYVGDLDAVFRAVRQRSKPGALFAFSVERWEGDSFWLRSSGRYAHSRRYIRRLAARYGFTLKTDLSTGIRLENDKWIDGDIYILKSPEFVSDTLFAGEKTVRLPAGRGASAQVLAG, encoded by the coding sequence ATGCTTTCTGCACAGACGAAGAATGAGATCGATTCCCTTGCCGCCAATGCAAGCCGGGACGATCAATACAATGCCGTGTTGTTTCAGTATGCCCTCAACGCCTTTTCCAATGGAGAGTGCGGAGGGGCCGTTTACGCCCTGAATGCGCTTAAACGGCTGAGCCCCGGCATTGCAGAAGTGCATTACAGCCTGGGGCTGATTCATCACTCCCTGGACAATCGGGCCGAAGCGGTTATCTCCTTTCAAAATGCACTGGCCATTCGGTCCACCTATGTTGATGCCTGGCTGAATCTTGGCAAGGTGCAGATGCAGGACGGCAAACTCAAGGATGCCGTCGACAGTTTTGTCCGGGTGGTGCAGATTGATCCTCAACGGGACCAGGCCTTCCGTTTTCTGGGCGATATCTACCGGGAACTGGGGTATTTCAAAGAGGCCATCGACGCCTATGGTGCTGAACTGGCCCTGGTGCCGGACCGTCTGGACTGCCGTCTGGATATCGGTCTGACCTATCTGAGTCAGGGGAAGTTCCCCGAAGCCGCCATCGAGTTCCAGGAAATCCTGGCCGTTGATCCGACAATTTCAGAGGTCCATTTCAACCTGGGGCTTACCTTTCACAAACAGCAGAAGCTCCACCTGGCGGAGTCTGCCTACCGGCAGGCATTAAAGGCCAATCCGAAAAATGTAGGGGCCCACAATAATCTGGGAATCGTATTGGATATTCTGGGACGATCCCAGGAGGCGGTGGCCCATTACGAGGAAATCCTCAAGATTGAACCGGAAAACCAGGGGGTACGCCATATTCTTGCCGCCCTGACCGGGAAACAGGTGAAAAATGCCGTTCCGGAATATGTGGTACCGCTTTTTGACCAATATTCAGATGGGTTTGACGTGGAACTGGTAAAGCATCTTAAATATACCGTTCCGGCCAAGCTTAAAGAGGCTGTGGCCGGCTGCCGCAAGGAAGTGAACCATTTTGAACATGTGCTGGATCTGGGCTGCGGCACGGGGATGTGCGGAGAAGCCTTCTGGGATAGGGCAACCCGGATCACCGGTGTGGATCTTTCTTCCAAGATGCTGGGGCAGGCCTTGAGAAAGGGCGTCTACGACGACCTGCATAACCTGGATATCGTCGAATTCCTGGAAAAGCGGCAGACCCTTTATGATCTTTTTCTGGCCGCGGATGTTTTCATCTACGTGGGCGACCTGGATGCCGTCTTCCGGGCCGTGCGCCAGCGGTCCAAACCGGGCGCACTCTTTGCGTTTTCAGTGGAACGATGGGAGGGCGATTCCTTCTGGCTCCGTTCCTCCGGACGCTACGCCCACAGCCGCCGGTATATCCGGAGGCTGGCGGCCAGGTACGGGTTTACCCTGAAAACCGATCTCTCCACGGGCATCCGGCTGGAGAACGATAAGTGGATTGATGGAGATATCTATATCCTGAAGAGTCCGGAATTTGTATCCGACACCTTGTTTGCCGGGGAAAAGACAGTACGCCTCCCTGCCGGAAGAGGGGCTTCGGCCCAGGTCCTGGCCGGATAA